CTAGACGACACTCCAAAGGTGCAGTTACTTCCCATGTCAAGATGGCTTTTGAATGTGTCCCACCCTGCTTAGAGTGTGGATCCTGTTGTCCGATAAATAGCGTGTTGACATAAACATTCATTACACCTGAGTCTCCTGTCACCTCGTTGAAAAATTTGATGGGTATGCAAGATCCCTGAGGGGTTGTCATGGTGATGCGTACTAAACAGTATTCTGCCCTCTCCAGGTGTGACAAGAGAAGGCGGGAGCAGGAGAGCAAATACATCGAGGAGTTGGCTGAGCTCATCTCGGCCAACCTCAGCGATATCGACAACTTCAACGTCAAGCCAGACAAGTGCGCAATCCTCAAGGAGACCGTTCGGCAGATCCGCCAAATAAAGGAACAAGGTACAAATCCTTGGAACTGGTTCTTGCCTATTTGTTACAATAACCCATTCAGTTAGAAATGGGCGACGACCAATGCAAATACAGATATGAATACCTTGCACAActacaatgaatgaatggtcTAGGATTTTTTTGATACATTACTTTATAAATGGGTGGCACCGTGGCACAgtgagctgtgctgctgtgtctgggtggtgtgaggatgtgggtttgatccccactcggtctgtatggagttcaaacccatgtctgtgtgggtttcctcccacagtccaaagacatccacTTCAGTTGGACttcgtgtgtgtgagaaagtgacAGAGAGGTGGTGTGTTGCATTGGTGTTTAGATGAGTtactcactgtaagtagtgtatctagtaagtcaccttggataaataAGGTGTGCGCtggtaacactatgtagtgttcactggagaaaaccatctgctaaatgaatacatgtaaatgctgtacaattttgtgttcattacagaatgttacataattttatgtaaattttttttttttttttttttttttttttttttttttggttcatcAGGAAGTGAGAAACAGGCTAGTTGGGTTTGGTTTTGTTATGATGTATGCTGGAGGACTGTGGGGTTTACAGTGTAGACCAGTGTAAATGCATGAGCTGTCCTGACATTGCTGTTGGTGCTGGCTCAGGTATTGGGCTTGATGAGGAAACGTTGACAGTTCTGAGAATCTTTGCTATCTCGGTAGGAAGGGGAAGAGGGTACAGCCATCTCACTTTGTGGAGAGGTGTTACCATAGTTACAGGAAGTGAATAATGAAACGGCGCGcgcgcactctctctctctctctcccttttgtCCCTCCCTGTCACATTCTCTCTCACCCTGCTCTCTCCCTTTCGCCCTCTCTCGGGTTCTCTcttgcaccccccccacctcacttGAACAGTCTCTTATTTCAAGACTTATAAAAAGCACCTAAAGCTTCCTTAGTACAGAGTGAACTTCTCGAATGAAACACCCCCTTTTTGTCAGACTTGAAAGGGCATCGGTATTTCCTTTAGGTTCCTTACTTTTCTTCACTGCTGTTCTCAAGATCACACATCAGTTAGCGTGAAAATATCTCACCATTTACAATGCAGAGGAAAGTCTTAGTATCCCTCCATTGAGTGTGTGACAGGTTTGACATGGGTCAAAGTCTATCCTTGAACTGGCTCCTGTGTAATAAGCTGAGACTCTTGCATAATGCAATCCTTAGTCGAAGACTGAGTGATGCTGCCCCCTGCCTGCAACTTGTTCTGTGTGTTGTTTAAAAAAGCCTTTGTAATTCATATTAATAATCATGccaaaaagcataattaaaaaatatagtgTGTGATAAGTATGTAAGTATTtaaacagcactgcagcttTAGTGGTAGGGGTACCAGGTGTACCAGGTAATTTTGCTGTTGGCATTAAGGGGATGCAAGCACCTATCAAGTGACATCAGAAATTACTTGGGTAAAATAGGGTGGGACTGGCATAGGAAAGTGTTGTTTTGCAGGGAGAATCTGCTACTCATTGCTGTGTTGCATGACAGAAATATGGGCAGGTTGGACTTGAATGACTTGCCTAAAGGGTAAGTGCATTCCCCTTTTAAGTCTTTGAACATGTAAACAAGTCTACTGAGGACCTTCCACTTTGTAATTGGAACTCCTCCTGATTTAGGCTTCCTTCTTGTTCGGGTATTAAGTCTTAAGTAAATCAGGGATTTATTAAATCGGTGAACATCTGGAGAAACTCACTGCTTTACAATCATAAGAATCCTGGTTTGAAGGTCAATGTCAGTAGctgaagtttttatttatgcatagaGAATGGAGGAAAGGGAACTCTGTCTCTTCTAGAACTATGGTTTTGAACAACTCAGCCTTTTGGAAGGGATTATGGAGCGCACATACTGAGTATGTTCTTTAATTATGAACTTGAAAGACACACAAACCTTGCGTGGTATTTGGAAAGTTCATGGAACTGAGTTTGTCTTTGCTGTATGAGAGCAGGTTCCACATGAACCTGTGGTCTGACATGTGGCCGCTGTGACTGTGTTGCATTCTGAGAGCATCTCATAGCTGGCCAgctctttactgtgttttatgctATGGGTACCGTGGACAGTGATGACGTGATTCGTTTCCTCCCATTAGGAAATGCATCCAAAGGCATGGTCTGTTGTGTGCCTACTATACTGTGTGCTCTTATGCATGACTTTCTCCTGCTGTAAATTACTCAAAACcatctgaaaatgtattacCCCAAATCTTAAGCTCACCCACTAATAAAATTCCCACCAGCAACCACACAAATAGGTTTAAGTTAATCTGGGCGGTTTGCCTGCGCTACTCACTGCATGCCTGGTTTTGAGAAATGGCAAATGTGGAGAGGCTGCGGCCTTGTCATGTAATTACAGCTGGGAGCTCTGACACAAGCTGACTCGTGTGTCTGTCTCCAGGGAAGGCTTCTTCCAATGATGATGACGTCCAGAAGGCTGATGTGTCCTCCACAGGCCAGGGGGTCATCGACAAGGACCATCTGGGGCCGCTTCTGCTGCAGGTGAGCCAGAGGGCAGGGGCCAAAGGTCAGcagttaaacacaaacactAGTCCTTGATTGGCCACTTGATTAATGGCATCGCAGGGTTGGGACATTAATCAGAGCCGGCTGCTGCGTTGCCATTCGATCTGGACACCATGATGCAGGTGCTCTGTGAAGAATGGATGAAAGGCTTGGACGTCTCTCCTCCTGTACTTCTCCCTCCTATTGCTGTTCTTTCTGCTCTCCTCTGTTTCGTTGTCAAGTCATTTGCTTCCTGCTTATGATCTTTCATTCTCTTCATTGCAAGGCGCTGGATGGCTTCCTGTTTGTGGTCAACCGAGAGGGCAGCATCGTGTTTGTGTCTGATAATGTGACACAGTACCTGCAGTACAAGCAGGAAGAGCTGATCAACACCAGTGTGTACACCATCCTTCATGAGGAGGACCGCGAGGAGTTCCACAAGAACCTGCCCAAGTCCAACAGTAAGGACACAGTGATTCAAAAGTCCTGCCGGTTCCCTATAAGCGCTTAGAAATCACTTTTATGCACTCAGTGATTaacagcgttttttttttttttttttttttttttttttaattgaaacatGTTTATGTCTGTGGTGTATATATTTGACGGACTAATAGTTTATCCAGGATAAACTCTTGTGTCTAAGGCGTAATTTAACGTAATGTGATACCTTCTGCAGTCAAGAGCATAACCAGCGATTTAACAGCAGCGGGCAATGCTCCTCATATCTCATACACTAAGAGTTAAACATGCAGTTCATCTACATTCTATTCTTGGTGATGTTTAGACCTGTTAAATGGGAATTTAGTACCGCCTCACCAACCCAGctctgtttctttcttcttttacaCTTTGTGTATCACTTACGTCCTGTATGTGCTGAGGATCAGTGCAGTTTCCGCTTAAGAGACTTTTCAGCGGactgttctgtttctgtttcacaGTACACACAAGTACTTGCCAGACTCTACCTGTCGAGAAAAGAATATGGAGACACTGACTTATATTTAGTAAATCTGAGTGACCTCAATCTTACTGTAGTTATATGCTCTTGAAGGGGAAGTTCACAGCTTGTTGTTCGATTCTACCTCTTTTTAGCTGTTGACGTACTTTTGCCCAAGTCTCCCTGCAGTGACATACTGCGTTGCATCGGTGTATTCTATAGTACTCAATAaatgctgggtatttttttgcacatggcGAAATGAAGCTGACTGAGTTTTGATGGCACGGGATGGAAAATGGATTGAGGATGTTTCTTCTACTCTGCATTTAGAGAATTAGAAGACCTCTTGTCTTCTCAAATCCTTTCTTCAAAATTTAGAATTTGTGAGGATATTCttattaattgtatttattgGTCATTTCTAAGGATAGAATGCCCATTTGTTCTGTGGTGTGGAAAAGGTTCTTTTGTGTGTGCGCCTGCATTTGTTTTTGGGTGCACTAAGCCCCCTAACAAactctattttattttaaggtgGTGTTCAGCAAAACAGGAGTGTCATTTTCTTGTAATTCTCCATACTTAGCAGATCTGACATTTGTGTCTTAACACAGTGAATGGGGTGTCCTGGGGAGGTGAGGCTCCCCGGCAGAAGAGTCACACCTTTAACTGCCGCATGCTGGTCAAATACTGCCATAAGTCTACGGAAGAAGGGCCTGGTAACCCTCGGTACGAAACCATGCAGTGCTTCGCCCTCAGCCAGCCCAAAGCCATGatggaggaaggagaaggtAGAGCTGTGATAGATATTACATTAATATAATCCTTTTTTTTGGGGTGCCACCTAGTTGGAGTTGGAATCCATAAGTACATACATAGTCTGTACTTCTGGGTCTATACAAGGTTGTTGTTAAAGCTCTGTTGAGAGATGGTAACGGATTTCTCCTTTCCTCAGACCTGCAGTCGTGTATGATATGTGTGGCTCGTCGCATGACTGCTGTGGAAAGGACAGAGGTGTTCAACACGAGACATGAGCTTTCTGGTGAGACTTTAAAAGAGGACCCTGGAGAAGATCATGAGGAATACTGCGAGCCTCTATGTACAATACCTCTGTTAAGATATAGCAGAATGCTAACTGATTTTGTGGTTGGTTTCCCTAAACAGGTAAGCTGATCCACATCGACCAGAATTCTGTGCGTGCGTCTATGCGACCAGGTTGGGAGGATCTCCTCCGCAGATGTATTCAGATGTTCCTCCACCACAGTGAAGGCCAGCCCTGGTCTCACAAACGCCATTACCATGATGGTACGACCGAGTGACAGTTGTCGTCATATTACAGTTTTCTGGGTGTAATTTATCTCACTTGTTTCTTTTTGCCTTATATGTCCACAGCTTTGATTCATGGTCATGCAGAAACACCTCTGTACCGGTTCTCACTGTCTGATGGCACTCCAGTCACAGCCCAAACCAAGAGCAAGCTGTACCGGCATCCTATCACAAATGAACCGCAGTGCTTTATTTCTACTCACTTGCTTCAGAGGTGAGACCCTGTTGACCACCTTGACCACCTTGGTTtacttttaatacttttaacAAAGTTTTAATGCTCAATGCTGATTTTTACCTGTCGTAATTACTAAGATGTCTTAACGACCAATTGTTTTCGGCTTTCAGGGAACAGAATGGATACCGTACCAGCCAGGGCAACATGATGCCGGGTAGCATGAGACCCCAAAACATGGGGAATTCAAACCCCAATGCCCAAATGAACATGTCAGCTGGTGGGGGCATGGGCATGAACAGAGGCTATGGCATGAGCGAGCAGGGCCACTTGGGCCCCATGGGTGGCTCCATGTATGGAAGTGGCAATCGGATGATGAACCAGGTCGGCCAGATTAACCAGATGAACCAAATGAACCATGCTGGCCCTGGCATGCAGCAGCCCCCATTCCAGGGCGGTGGTTATGGGCTGGGCATGAACAGCCCCTCTCAGGGCAGCCCAAGCATGACCATACCCCAGCAGAACCTTATGATGTCTCCTAGGACTCGTGGGAGTCCCAAGATGGGAGCCAGTCAGTTTTCTCCTGGAGGTAAGTATTTAAATCATGATAATTTCTTGGCAATCGTGATGTTTTATGGAGGTCTTAATTAATTGTTCCATTTTAGACAGACTCACAGATGTATTGACTTCTGTTGTAGGAATGCACTCTCCCATGGGCCCTGGCGGCACTGGGAGTGCACCTGGTGGAGGCAGCACTGGAACAAATGGTTCCTTCTCCAGTAGCTCGCTCAATGCTCTACAGGCCATCAGCGAAGGGGTTGGCAATTCTTTGTCCTCCAGCTTGACCTCCCCTGCCAACAAGCCAGACAACTCTCAGAACATAAACCCCATGCAGTCGCAGCCGCTATCGAACCAGCCATCTAAACCCAGTCACGGGGACTCCAAGAGCCCAGCAGGCATGTACAGTGGAGGTATggaccagcaccaccaccagcatcaCCTGCACCATCAGCATCTCCCCCAGACAGGTGAAAGCAGTGGGGAGAGGTCGGAGAACCAGGCTGTGTCACATGGCACCAAGGAGGGCGGGGAAGCAGGAACAACCAGCAATGAACCTCACAGAAGAGTGCCAGATGGAAAGGGCCACAAgaagctgctgcagctcctgACATCTCCCACCGAGGAGCTGAGCTTAGGTGTGACCAGTGGGCACCCACCCCCTTCGCATGGTGCCACTACACCTCCTGGGACAGAATCCAAGGAGCCCATTGGCTGCGTTACCAGCCCATCACCCACAGGTGTGTCCTCTACTTCAGCAGTGTCTGGTCAGACCCCAGGGGGAATATCCACCCTGTCTGCAGCCCACTGTACAGCATCCCTGCAAGAGAAACACAAGATCCTCCATAAATTACTGCAGAATGGCAACACTCCAGATGAAGTGGCTAAGATTACAGCAGAGGCCACGGGGAAGTCGCTGATGGGACAGGAACCTGGGATTGCCGAACTGTCTGGTCCTGGGGCTGCAAGTGGAGGAGCACCGCCTTCAGGCACAGCAGATGTGAAGCAAGAGCAACACAGTCCCAAAAGGGAGAAGAACCATGCCCTGCTCCACTACCTCCTCAACAAAGACGATTCCAAAGATAGGGGCAGTAAACCAAAACTGGATGAGATGGAGGGCAAGGGCAACAAAGGTGGCTGCAGCAGTTCAGGAGCCATAGGCACCACCTCCGAAAACATACGGGACAAGATCAAGACTGAGCCACCCGATGAGGTGATTGCTGCAGTTTTACTGTCGCAGGGCTGCTGTAGGGATGACTTCTCATAATACTAGTATTGTtactgatcatcatcttcatctgtTCAGTTGCTGTTCGGTTTCTGTATTGCTGTATTTGTGTCCGACATGGCTTTgttgcaaaatgcattttagtaCTCTTGAAACCAGTATGAACCCCTGAGGGGTACAAATCAGTATATGTTAATTAGTGCTGTGAACATGTGCTCTGTTCAGTAGCGTTTTCATATGAGCCCCTTTAATCTCCCAGCTTGAATCCATCCTCGGAAGTCTTGGGAGCTCTGCCTCCAGTTTTTATCCAGACGCTGGAATGGGAAACGATGGAGGGAACAAGCCCCAAACCTGCTCCGACGACAGCACACAAGGtaccccattttttttttgcccattcaGAGGTATTTCTCTACCCCTGCCATCCGTTTCTGTGTATACGTTGCCCGCTGTGATTGTCCACCATGCATGTCCTCGTGTTCCAGGTGTCAGGAGTCCAGGTGTGGCCTCGGTGCCCCGTGCCCCCTTCCAGAGGGCCACATCTGTGGACGGGAAGCCTTCGGCTGGGGCAGCAGCCGCAGGGCGCCGCAGTGCCCCCTGCAACATGCTTGTCAAACAGGAGGGCATGATGGGGGGCCTGGATAGCTTCCCTGGAAACATGGGTGTGTGTCCACAAGGTGGTGTAATGTGTATCACCTTTTGtccctttccttcctgtttctCTGTGCTGTTTTCTATGGGgtctgttcatttttgtttttattaatgttcttaCCGCATCACTTCCCAGTCCACTTGTTTCAGACGTTGGTGTTGCTGTTGAGCTGACTGGGTTTTTAATGgcagggttttttttgtgtgtgtgttcatgcctTTAGGAATGATGAATAGGGGCGCTGGGGTCCCTCAAAGTTCCCCTATGGGAGTTTCCGGGGACTGGGGGATGCCAAGATCCAGTGCCAGTCCAGTGGCTTCAGCTGGACACCCTTCCATGATCCGCTCAGGCATGGACTACAACAAGGGCATGATGGGAGGTCCCATGGTCAGTCGATCCAACAGTTTGCCTGGAAACAGGTCCATGCTACAACAGCAACTGATGGAAATGGGTATGCAGCATTAATGACAGTGAACCAACTTTAAGTTAATGAAGCACTTTCATGTGAGGCTAATGCAAACTGATTTTCCCCAGGACCGAATGATATGAACATGGGCTTGAGTCCCTTCAGTCAACAAGCAGCACCCTAGCCAGTCCCCATCCTGGCCAGATAACATTATGGGGATGGACAACAGGTAAGCCAGAACCACTCCTTGAATTTTTCAGCAGGCAGATGAGTATTTCACAAATCACTTAAATTATTTGGATTAAATCTCAACATGCTAATGATTTTTCTGCAAGGCAAACTTATAATAACTACTGATGCTTTATGAAAATGTGATTATCATCAATTCACTTGCCCAGATATAATGTCCAGGAAAAGTGAGCCTGTGCATGCTGCACTTCTGGTGTCAGGGTACATTAAGTAGGATACATCAAGGTACATTAAAGTACATTAAGTAGGACACCTCTGGTTTTCTGTGTATTCAACTTATGCATGTGGGATGTAGAAAGTGTCAGTACAAAGCCTGAACATCTTGTGTGTTTTAGGCGGCTCATGGGCAGCAGCCTGGATGATCTACTGGTGCCACCATCCACCAGTGAGGGGCAAAGTGATGAACGTGCCCTCCTGGACCAGCTGGACTCCCTGCTTAACAACACGGATGTGATGGCACTGGAAGAAATTGATCGTGCTTTGGGCATCCCTGATCTTGTCAGCCAGGTCAGAATTAGTCTGATTCCGGATCAGTACCAGTGTTCAAGCATCatgctgttaatattttttttttaaaaaaaaaaaaagaggagaaattGAGTGTGAGGGTTCATAGGACTGGTATTGCTTTGTTCATTCATGGGATTCCCCATTGTGTTCAGCCTGCATCTCTTTCCTTCTACAGGGTCAAGGTGCAGAGCAGGTTTCAGAGCCTTTCCCAGGACAGGAGCCTTCCATGGTGATGGACCAGAAGTCCATGTACAACCAAGGCTACCCTGGTCCACCTGGGATGGCCATGCAGTCAGCCTACAATGGTCCAGCACAGGGCCAACCGGCTGGATTCAACCCTATGATGAGCCAGATGGGGCAGCAAGGCAATTTCCCCATGGGTGGCATGCACCCCCGAGGCAATATGATGAGGCCCCGCATGATGGGTGCCCCTAAGCCCTTACGCTTGCAGCTTCAACAGAGACTGCAGGGCCAACAGGTACCAATCTGTCCAAATGTGCATCACTTTAACCTTGGATGTCCACCAGACTAGGCCATGAACTTTAGGGAATTATATTTGTGTTGATTTGTTTTGCTGCTGACTGTGGGCCAGAGGTGAACACATAGGAAAGATTGTCACTGGAAATGAAGAACAAGGCCTTTTATTAACCaacatatttaaacattaacaaaaacaggatatatacacacacacacacacacagactgaaaccacttatcccaagcggggtcgtggcgaaccagagcctaacccggcaacacagggcgcaagactggagggggaggggacgccagtccatcgcaaggctccccaagcaggactcgaacctcaaaccTGCCAGAGATCGGGACCttgccaagcccgctgcaccactaaTTTTCTGTAGTAGCTTGCATGAGGAGCCTTATTCGGGGTTACAACAGCAAGATTCAATGTCCTATAGTGCTATGTTACTAGCCATTCTATTACTGGCCTGATGACTTTGCCGTTTCTGTAAATGACATGTAGGAACTGTTTCTCGTGTCCTATCCTCCAGTTTATGAACCAGAATCGCCAAGTTCTTGGGATGAAGATGGAGAACCCAGCAGGTGGAAACCCTGCACTGCGCCCTGGCATGCAGCCTGGCATGAGTGGACAGGTACACCAGTCTGCTTTCCACGTGTAACCAGAATGTATCCCCCAGCCAACACATAGAGCAAAGGGCAGCTTGAAGCACAGGTGTATGTATACAGATGGGGGCTTTATGTAATTAAGATGTTTGTAGGTAATGTGTTCCTTTTGGCTTGTGCTCCCAGCCAGGGTTCCTGAATGCACAGATGATGGCTCAGAGGAGCAGAGAGATCATGAATCTCCAGCTGAGGAGGCAGAGGGTGATGATGCTgatgcagcaacagcagcagcagcaacaacaggtTGCAGCTGCAACTGGGGGTTTCAGCCCCCCTCCCAATGTCACAGCCCCCACTAGCATGG
Above is a genomic segment from Scleropages formosus chromosome 2, fSclFor1.1, whole genome shotgun sequence containing:
- the LOC108936990 gene encoding LOW QUALITY PROTEIN: nuclear receptor coactivator 3-like (The sequence of the model RefSeq protein was modified relative to this genomic sequence to represent the inferred CDS: deleted 1 base in 1 codon), which produces MSGLGDNSLEPLCSDRKRKLSTCDTPGLGCDKRRREQESKYIEELAELISANLSDIDNFNVKPDKCAILKETVRQIRQIKEQGKASSNDDDVQKADVSSTGQGVIDKDHLGPLLLQALDGFLFVVNREGSIVFVSDNVTQYLQYKQEELINTSVYTILHEEDREEFHKNLPKSNMNGVSWGGEAPRQKSHTFNCRMLVKYCHKSTEEGPGNPRYETMQCFALSQPKAMMEEGEDLQSCMICVARRMTAVERTEVFNTRHELSGKLIHIDQNSVRASMRPGWEDLLRRCIQMFLHHSEGQPWSHKRHYHDALIHGHAETPLYRFSLSDGTPVTAQTKSKLYRHPITNEPQCFISTHLLQREQNGYRTSQGNMMPGSMRPQNMGNSNPNAQMNMSAGGGMGMNRGYGMSEQGHLGPMGGSMYGSGNRMMNQVGQINQMNQMNHAGPGMQQPPFQGGGYGLGMNSPSQGSPSMTIPQQNLMMSPRTRGSPKMGASQFSPGGMHSPMGPGGTGSAPGGGSTGTNGSFSSSSLNALQAISEGVGNSLSSSLTSPANKPDNSQNINPMQSQPLSNQPSKPSHGDSKSPAGMYSGGMDQHHHQHHLHHQHLPQTGESSGERSENQAVSHGTKEGGEAGTTSNEPHRRVPDGKGHKKLLQLLTSPTEELSLGVTSGHPPPSHGATTPPGTESKEPIGCVTSPSPTGVSSTSAVSGQTPGGISTLSAAHCTASLQEKHKILHKLLQNGNTPDEVAKITAEATGKSLMGQEPGIAELSGPGAASGGAPPSGTADVKQEQHSPKREKNHALLHYLLNKDDSKDRGSKPKLDEMEGKGNKGGCSSSGAIGTTSENIRDKIKTEPPDELESILGSLGSSASSFYPDAGMGNDGGNKPQTCSDDSTQGVRSPGVASVPRAPFQRATSVDGKPSAGAAAAGRRSAPCNMLVKQEGMMGGLDSFPGNMGMMNRGAGVPQSSPMGVSGDWGMPRSSASPVASAGHPSMIRSGMDYNKGMMGGPMVSRSNSLPGNRSMLQQQLMEMGPNDMNMGLSPFSQQAAPSQSPSWPDNIMGMDNRRLMGSSLDDLLVPPSTSEGQSDERALLDQLDSLLNNTDVMALEEIDRALGIPDLVSQGQGAEQVSEPFPGQEPSMVMDQKSMYNQGYPGPPGMAMQSAYNGPAQGQPAGFNPMMSQMGQQGNFPMGGMHPRGNMMRPRMMGAPKPLRLQLQQRLQGQQFMNQNRQVLGMKMENPAGGNPALRPGMQPGMSGQPGFLNAQMMAQRSREIMNLQLRRQRVMMLMQQQQQQQQQVAAATGGFSPPPNVTAPTSMDNPMGGPPMTQLGQQQFGYGSNYGMNQQGDPSFVPTGNSPPNPIMSGRLGLPQNPMMQQHLQGGQMYQSPDVKSWSQAGMPRNNSHLQQQFPHQGNPSSHPQQQFAHQGNLGSYGGMMANGSMPVSGNGAHMGQMSGQMMPGQMNPMAMGRMPMGPDQQKYC